From Roseibium alexandrii DFL-11, the proteins below share one genomic window:
- a CDS encoding alpha/beta fold hydrolase, producing the protein MTFPTSDAIRNPERTAKLSLQNGRRLAWYEWGPETGQPILFISGAGTAGSLGFGADCLDELNIRLIAPDRPGLGGSDPDPSKTLQSVADDFAEMIGYLGAGAIPVAAVSQGVPFALALSADGPVSRLAVVSGQDELSRPEFFSGLPDQLQQMVRDAKHNPDALIIMLEGFFDPDSFLEFIISTSSELDQAVYLSEPFHSAFKSALERGFAQRPAGYALDTVAAMGPWTFTWDAITCPVDLWYGGKDASPVHSPDGGALMASRLKHANRHFFEDEGGSLLWTRSRDILTSLVGKA; encoded by the coding sequence TTGACTTTCCCGACATCTGACGCGATCCGCAATCCGGAGCGCACAGCGAAGCTTTCTTTGCAAAACGGCCGCAGACTGGCCTGGTACGAGTGGGGGCCGGAGACCGGTCAGCCGATCCTGTTCATTTCTGGTGCAGGAACTGCTGGGTCGCTTGGCTTTGGTGCTGATTGTCTCGATGAACTGAACATTCGCCTGATTGCTCCCGACCGGCCGGGCCTTGGCGGGTCTGACCCGGATCCCAGCAAAACCCTGCAAAGTGTGGCTGATGATTTTGCCGAAATGATCGGATATCTCGGCGCTGGTGCAATCCCTGTTGCCGCCGTCTCGCAGGGCGTGCCTTTCGCACTGGCGCTTTCGGCCGACGGACCGGTCAGTCGGTTGGCAGTTGTCTCGGGGCAGGACGAACTGTCCCGGCCGGAGTTCTTCAGTGGCTTGCCGGACCAGCTTCAGCAGATGGTTCGGGATGCCAAGCACAATCCCGATGCATTGATCATAATGCTCGAAGGCTTTTTCGATCCGGATAGCTTTTTGGAGTTCATCATCTCAACCAGTTCCGAGTTGGATCAGGCGGTCTATCTGTCCGAACCGTTTCACTCGGCCTTCAAATCCGCTCTGGAACGCGGGTTTGCGCAAAGGCCAGCCGGCTATGCCCTCGATACGGTTGCCGCGATGGGACCATGGACGTTCACTTGGGACGCAATCACCTGTCCGGTGGATCTTTGGTACGGCGGCAAGGATGCAAGCCCGGTGCATTCGCCTGATGGCGGGGCACTGATGGCATCCCGCCTCAAGCATGCGAACCGGCACTTCTTTGAGGACGAGGGCGGGTCGCTGCTCTGGACGCGATCACGGGACATTCTGACTTCATTGGTTGGGAAAGCCTGA
- a CDS encoding PAS domain-containing sensor histidine kinase yields MSRAFAGSATGRRSAKDSGRKTSAGAQRALWRNFVSSAHNHLERSDSLMRRLIPALAILFLVFLAMYRTGELVGQHESARSDAETTLSLMASVVAAPLNASGKDLPAAGYRTTLKRILADSLPTGATSKGRIFLISDTNGKIAASAPLQPSLEGRPLTDLLGPAQPLTVFGERAGVLSIPVNLTGRDGPEPVLATVRHLDGQLGMIAVVQPESVVFADWRSALSANVTLYVGVSLVLLAIIYGFFSQASRAEQADENYAATRARIDTALTHGRCGLFDWDLSRGRMFWSSSLYELLGREPKDDILSFSEVSDLTHPDDIDLLGLAEHLLESGETLVDETFRMRHADGSWIWLRARGEIQVDPGRAEPHLIGICLDITEQHLLAEQSQMADLRLRDAIETISEAFVLWNTRNELVICNSNYQSLHNLPPSAVKPGTPYKDVLAAAENGPASPQPVQLSKRQGGPEGSYEAQLEDGRWLQISERRTKDGGFVSVGTDITALKKHEERLTESEKRLKATVTDLQRSRKILEVQTRQLSEMAEKYQEEKTRAEAANQAKSEFLANISHELRTPLNAIIGFSDIMTQEMFGPLGTDRYADYCKDIYSSGTYLLNVINDILDMSKIEAGRMSIETEVVNASEAAEDAARIITGAASEKNIVISADVADNLHVDVDKRALKQVLLNLLANAVKFTPDHGTVTLKARPRGDKVRFEVTDTGIGISERDIERLAKPFVQVENQFTKTHQGSGLGLAIARSLVELHGGKLAIESEVKKGTVVSFSLPLARTDSTQIAQSA; encoded by the coding sequence ATGTCAAGAGCATTTGCGGGCTCCGCTACCGGGCGGCGCAGCGCTAAGGATTCAGGACGTAAAACCAGCGCGGGCGCGCAAAGAGCGCTCTGGCGCAACTTCGTGTCTTCCGCCCATAATCACCTTGAACGCTCTGACAGCCTGATGCGGCGGCTGATCCCGGCTCTCGCCATCTTGTTTCTCGTTTTCCTTGCCATGTATCGGACAGGCGAACTTGTCGGGCAACACGAATCAGCCCGTTCAGACGCAGAGACCACCCTCAGCCTCATGGCGTCGGTTGTTGCAGCCCCCCTCAATGCATCCGGCAAAGACCTTCCGGCGGCGGGCTACCGGACGACGCTGAAGCGCATCCTTGCAGACAGCCTGCCCACCGGCGCGACCAGCAAGGGCCGCATTTTCCTGATCTCCGACACGAACGGCAAGATCGCAGCGTCCGCGCCGCTTCAACCTTCTCTGGAAGGCCGCCCGCTGACCGACCTCCTCGGCCCGGCACAACCCCTGACCGTGTTCGGCGAACGCGCAGGTGTCCTTTCCATTCCGGTGAACCTGACCGGCCGTGACGGCCCGGAGCCCGTGCTTGCTACCGTTCGCCATCTTGACGGTCAGCTTGGTATGATTGCGGTCGTGCAACCAGAGTCAGTCGTATTTGCAGACTGGCGCAGTGCACTTTCTGCGAATGTCACCTTGTATGTCGGCGTGTCGCTGGTGCTTCTGGCCATTATCTATGGATTTTTCAGCCAAGCCTCGCGGGCCGAACAGGCTGACGAGAACTATGCGGCGACCCGGGCCCGCATTGACACCGCCCTCACCCATGGCCGTTGCGGTCTCTTCGATTGGGATCTCTCCCGCGGGCGCATGTTCTGGTCCTCGTCTCTTTATGAACTCCTTGGCCGGGAACCCAAGGATGACATCTTGAGCTTTTCGGAAGTCTCCGACCTTACGCACCCGGATGACATCGACCTTCTCGGGCTTGCCGAACACCTCCTTGAAAGCGGCGAAACACTGGTCGACGAAACATTCCGCATGCGCCACGCCGACGGCAGCTGGATTTGGCTGCGGGCCCGCGGCGAAATCCAGGTCGATCCGGGCCGGGCCGAGCCGCACCTTATCGGTATTTGCCTCGACATAACCGAGCAGCATTTGCTTGCAGAGCAAAGCCAGATGGCGGACTTGCGCCTGCGCGATGCGATCGAGACCATCTCCGAGGCGTTTGTCCTTTGGAACACCCGCAACGAATTGGTGATTTGCAACTCCAACTATCAGTCCCTGCACAACCTGCCACCGAGCGCCGTCAAGCCCGGAACCCCCTACAAGGATGTTCTCGCCGCAGCCGAAAATGGCCCGGCGTCTCCGCAGCCGGTCCAACTCAGCAAGCGTCAGGGCGGACCGGAAGGATCATATGAAGCTCAGCTGGAAGATGGACGCTGGCTGCAAATCTCGGAACGCCGGACCAAGGACGGCGGCTTCGTTTCAGTGGGCACCGACATCACCGCGCTGAAGAAGCACGAAGAGCGCCTGACGGAATCTGAGAAGCGCTTGAAAGCAACGGTCACAGACCTGCAGCGGTCCCGCAAGATCCTGGAAGTCCAGACGCGCCAGCTTTCCGAAATGGCCGAGAAGTATCAGGAAGAAAAGACACGCGCAGAAGCCGCCAACCAGGCGAAGTCTGAATTCCTCGCCAATATCTCTCACGAGCTGCGGACACCGCTGAACGCCATCATCGGCTTTTCCGACATCATGACGCAGGAAATGTTCGGTCCGCTCGGCACAGACAGATATGCCGATTATTGCAAGGACATCTACTCTTCCGGCACCTACCTTTTGAATGTGATCAACGACATCCTCGACATGTCGAAGATCGAGGCCGGCCGGATGTCGATCGAAACCGAGGTGGTCAACGCCAGCGAGGCCGCAGAAGATGCAGCGCGGATCATCACGGGAGCCGCTTCTGAAAAGAACATCGTTATCTCTGCAGATGTCGCCGACAACCTCCATGTCGATGTCGACAAACGGGCATTGAAACAGGTGCTCCTCAATCTTCTCGCCAATGCTGTCAAGTTCACCCCGGACCATGGGACCGTGACATTGAAGGCCCGCCCGCGCGGCGACAAAGTCCGGTTTGAAGTGACCGATACCGGGATTGGTATTTCGGAGCGCGATATAGAGCGGTTGGCCAAGCCATTTGTTCAGGTGGAAAACCAGTTCACCAAGACCCACCAGGGGTCCGGACTGGGCCTTGCAATTGCCCGTTCCCTGGTGGAATTGCATGGCGGAAAACTTGCCATTGAATCTGAGGTCAAGAAAGGGACGGTCGTCAGCTTCTCGCTGCCACTGGCCCGCACCGACAGCACTCAGATCGCTCAGTCAGCCTGA
- a CDS encoding bifunctional [glutamine synthetase] adenylyltransferase/[glutamine synthetase]-adenylyl-L-tyrosine phosphorylase, with product MGTAGNQTGQTQNRNEQGQHQPLMARISIIPPVADPDHAQLFLNDILAQPEAGADVNALLEDKPDLARMLLGVIGNSPYLRDLMTANAARLLSILTDSPERRLADLLETARETTAEDEAGITRALRLLKQDLALTLGLADIGGAMDLDQVTHALAGFADASLTASIRFCLNDLTRRGKFEPKDPEKPEVDSGLIVLAMGKHGASELNYSSDIDLIVLYEPDKAPMAGSAEAPVEFVRLTRRLVKIMQDRTADGYVFRTDLRLRPDPGATPLAMSVPAALVYYESLGQNWERAALIKARPCAGDIPAGEAFLKEIVPFIWRKYLDFAAIADVQAIKRQIHMHKGHGAIAVAGHNVKLGRGGIREVEFFVQTQQLIAGGRNPELRGRRTLDMLQGLTQADWIRPKARDELTSAYRFLRTVEHRIQMLNDEQTQLLPKDTEGLNRIASLMGYETLDAFKTDLLGHFQNVQHHYAELFEDEPGLSSETGNLVFTGDDHDPDTLETLSKLGFQQPAEAAAIVKAWHFGRYPCTRSTKARERLTEMHPALLSSLAATDNADAALRAFDSFMAKLPAGVQLFSLLRSNPQLLTLLATTMGAAPRMADTVSKRVHVLDAVLDPAFFGAMPSVDEFRSGLDRTLSQSQFYEEALDRARIFAQEQQFLIGLRLISDTLSADRVGFALARLAEVVVDRIMTQVIAHVGETHGTVHGGEVAVLAMGKLGGREMTAASDLDLILLYEAPEGVKQSDGKRPLAISQYYTRLTQRLVTALSAPTAEGSLYEVDFRLRPSGNAGPLATNLDGFLAYQEKDAWTWEHMALTRGRVIASTSDAFKKKIQDSICGTLVQPRDLKSLADDVRSMRAKIEKEKGTKDIWDLKQVAGGLVDIEFMAQFLLLANADESRSVLAQGTEQALENLRDGGFLDSGDAGNLLEALRLYHRLTQVLRLALSGKFVPADAPRGVLDLLLQASGSPTFERLEAELNEMQQGVRAIFERLVGPVEIIEAAPTSQ from the coding sequence ATGGGCACGGCGGGCAATCAGACGGGGCAAACCCAAAACCGGAATGAGCAGGGGCAACACCAGCCGCTTATGGCGCGGATTTCGATCATCCCGCCCGTTGCAGACCCTGATCACGCGCAGCTTTTCCTAAACGATATCCTAGCCCAGCCCGAGGCTGGTGCAGATGTCAATGCGCTGCTTGAGGACAAGCCCGATCTTGCGCGGATGCTGCTTGGCGTCATTGGAAACTCGCCGTATCTCAGAGATCTCATGACGGCCAATGCCGCGCGATTGTTGAGCATCCTCACCGATTCGCCTGAACGGCGGCTTGCAGATTTGCTGGAAACGGCCCGGGAAACGACCGCCGAAGATGAGGCAGGGATCACACGGGCGCTCCGCCTGTTGAAACAGGATCTGGCCTTGACGCTCGGATTGGCCGACATCGGCGGTGCGATGGATCTTGATCAAGTTACTCATGCGCTTGCAGGCTTTGCCGATGCGTCGCTGACCGCGTCAATCCGGTTCTGCCTCAATGATTTGACCCGGCGCGGCAAGTTTGAGCCGAAGGATCCGGAAAAACCGGAAGTCGACTCAGGCCTAATTGTGCTCGCCATGGGCAAGCATGGTGCAAGTGAGCTGAACTACTCCTCCGACATTGATCTGATTGTGCTGTACGAGCCGGACAAGGCGCCCATGGCCGGATCCGCCGAGGCCCCGGTAGAGTTTGTGCGGCTGACCCGGCGTCTTGTGAAAATCATGCAGGACCGGACGGCGGACGGGTATGTGTTTCGCACAGACCTGCGTTTGCGGCCGGACCCGGGTGCCACTCCGCTCGCCATGTCGGTTCCCGCTGCTCTCGTTTATTACGAGTCCCTCGGGCAGAACTGGGAGCGCGCGGCCCTCATAAAGGCACGGCCTTGTGCCGGTGACATTCCTGCCGGTGAGGCTTTCTTGAAGGAAATTGTGCCGTTCATCTGGCGCAAATATCTCGATTTTGCAGCGATTGCGGACGTGCAAGCGATCAAGCGCCAGATCCACATGCACAAGGGCCATGGCGCAATTGCCGTTGCTGGCCATAACGTCAAACTTGGCCGTGGCGGCATTCGCGAGGTCGAGTTTTTCGTTCAAACCCAACAATTGATCGCCGGGGGGCGCAACCCGGAGCTTCGCGGACGCCGGACTCTCGACATGTTGCAAGGGCTGACCCAGGCCGACTGGATCCGCCCAAAGGCACGGGATGAACTCACCAGCGCCTACCGGTTCCTAAGAACCGTCGAACACCGTATCCAGATGCTCAACGACGAGCAGACCCAGCTCTTGCCCAAAGACACTGAAGGTTTGAACCGGATCGCGTCCTTGATGGGATACGAAACGCTGGATGCTTTCAAAACGGATCTGCTTGGTCATTTCCAGAACGTTCAGCATCACTATGCGGAGCTGTTTGAAGATGAGCCGGGGCTTTCGTCCGAGACCGGCAACCTGGTGTTCACAGGCGATGATCACGATCCGGACACGCTGGAGACCCTGTCAAAGCTCGGCTTCCAGCAACCGGCTGAAGCAGCCGCCATCGTCAAGGCGTGGCATTTCGGACGGTATCCGTGTACCCGTTCGACAAAGGCCCGTGAACGTCTGACAGAGATGCATCCGGCGCTTTTGAGTTCGCTGGCTGCCACAGACAATGCGGACGCAGCGCTCCGGGCCTTTGACAGTTTTATGGCCAAACTGCCGGCCGGGGTGCAGCTCTTTTCGCTGCTTCGCTCCAATCCGCAACTTCTCACACTGCTCGCGACAACCATGGGCGCGGCGCCGCGCATGGCGGACACGGTGTCCAAACGGGTGCATGTCCTGGACGCGGTTCTGGACCCGGCGTTTTTCGGAGCCATGCCAAGCGTTGACGAGTTCCGGTCAGGCTTGGACCGGACACTGTCGCAGTCGCAGTTCTATGAAGAGGCTCTTGATCGGGCTCGGATCTTTGCGCAGGAACAGCAGTTCCTCATCGGTCTGCGCTTGATCTCCGACACGCTGTCTGCGGACCGGGTGGGCTTTGCGTTGGCGCGTCTTGCCGAGGTGGTGGTCGACCGGATCATGACGCAAGTGATCGCCCATGTTGGCGAGACCCATGGAACCGTGCATGGCGGAGAGGTGGCTGTTCTTGCCATGGGCAAGCTCGGCGGTCGTGAAATGACAGCAGCCTCTGATCTGGACCTGATCCTGCTTTATGAAGCTCCTGAGGGCGTCAAACAGTCTGACGGAAAACGCCCGCTCGCCATCAGCCAATATTACACGCGCCTGACCCAGCGCCTGGTCACGGCCTTGTCTGCACCGACAGCCGAAGGGTCACTCTATGAAGTTGATTTCCGCCTGCGCCCGTCCGGCAATGCGGGACCGCTTGCCACCAACTTGGACGGCTTCCTTGCTTATCAGGAAAAGGATGCTTGGACCTGGGAACACATGGCCCTGACGCGAGGGCGGGTAATTGCATCGACCTCCGATGCCTTCAAGAAAAAGATCCAGGACAGCATCTGCGGGACCTTAGTTCAGCCAAGAGATCTGAAAAGTCTGGCCGATGATGTCCGCTCCATGCGGGCAAAAATTGAAAAGGAAAAGGGGACCAAGGACATCTGGGACTTGAAACAGGTCGCCGGCGGTCTGGTCGACATTGAGTTCATGGCACAGTTCCTGCTGCTCGCAAACGCAGATGAGAGCCGAAGTGTTCTGGCGCAAGGAACCGAACAGGCTTTGGAAAACTTGCGGGACGGGGGCTTTTTGGACAGTGGAGATGCCGGAAACCTTTTGGAGGCCTTGCGGCTCTATCACCGGCTAACCCAGGTCCTGCGCTTGGCTTTGTCTGGGAAATTTGTTCCTGCGGATGCTCCGCGCGGAGTGCTCGATCTGCTGCTTCAAGCTTCGGGCAGTCCGACCTTTGAGCGCCTTGAGGCTGAGTTGAATGAGATGCAGCAAGGCGTCCGGGCTATCTTTGAACGGCTAGTTGGCCCGGTCGAAATCATCGAGGCCGCGCCAACATCGCAGTAA
- a CDS encoding methyl-accepting chemotaxis protein has protein sequence MAALAGISRQAIALAQATTTTRAGTVEFATGLGTVTADEIRDVADEFQTISTAMEEAGETIPEATESISSVRDATLAFADAFDEIVAAKAERDTLPAQMQSLSNDVGSEITAIAAGQSTLTRAASQNALYQIGVALAVAISAGFLLVYVLSLAITRPIGSLTQVMARLAGGERDMEIPDTDRLDEIGEMSRTVEVFKTNAQERARLRADQEADQKTRQSRQQQIDTLINDFRATAQDLLESVGATAETLDQTAQNLTGIAQDSASSANNTLTASSDAAQNVQTVASAAEELAASIGEITVQVSRTTQVVAKATEGTRTTNQKVEGLSASASKIGEVVTLIQAIAEQTNLLALNATIEAARAGEAGKGFAVVAAEVKELATQTSKATEEISSQIAAIQIATQESADAIGSITETMDEVNSYTSAIAAAVEQQGSATSEISRNIQQTSEGTKVVTDNVTELTEAVTRTNASAGEVVTASDDLNTKTEALKLAVDRFLEDVAAA, from the coding sequence TTGGCCGCATTGGCAGGCATCAGCCGGCAAGCAATCGCCCTCGCACAGGCCACAACGACGACCCGGGCGGGGACTGTGGAGTTTGCGACCGGCCTTGGCACTGTTACCGCGGACGAAATCCGCGACGTAGCGGATGAGTTTCAAACAATCTCCACAGCCATGGAGGAGGCTGGCGAGACCATTCCGGAAGCCACTGAAAGCATTTCTTCGGTTCGCGATGCGACGCTGGCTTTCGCTGATGCCTTCGATGAAATCGTAGCGGCGAAGGCAGAGCGGGACACGCTTCCGGCACAAATGCAGTCCTTGTCCAACGACGTCGGATCTGAAATCACGGCAATTGCAGCCGGTCAGTCCACACTGACACGCGCGGCGAGCCAAAACGCGCTGTATCAAATCGGCGTCGCGCTCGCCGTCGCGATCAGTGCTGGTTTTCTTCTGGTTTATGTCTTGAGCCTTGCCATTACACGGCCGATCGGCTCCCTCACTCAGGTGATGGCGCGTCTTGCAGGCGGTGAACGCGATATGGAGATCCCGGACACCGACCGTCTCGATGAAATCGGCGAAATGAGCCGGACCGTTGAAGTCTTTAAAACGAACGCACAAGAGCGCGCCCGCCTTCGGGCGGATCAGGAAGCAGATCAAAAAACGCGGCAAAGCCGCCAGCAACAGATCGACACCTTGATCAACGACTTCCGCGCAACGGCACAGGATCTTCTGGAGTCTGTCGGAGCAACAGCTGAAACGCTCGATCAGACGGCGCAAAACCTGACAGGGATTGCCCAGGACAGTGCGTCGAGCGCCAACAACACACTGACAGCCTCCAGCGATGCAGCACAAAACGTACAGACAGTTGCTTCAGCTGCAGAAGAACTGGCCGCATCCATCGGCGAAATTACCGTGCAGGTTTCCCGCACAACTCAAGTGGTTGCCAAGGCAACCGAAGGTACTCGGACCACAAATCAAAAAGTTGAAGGCTTATCTGCCTCTGCATCCAAGATTGGCGAGGTGGTCACTCTCATCCAAGCGATCGCCGAACAGACCAATCTGCTCGCGCTCAATGCAACCATCGAGGCGGCACGAGCTGGCGAAGCGGGCAAAGGTTTTGCCGTTGTCGCCGCCGAGGTCAAGGAACTGGCGACACAGACGTCAAAGGCGACTGAAGAAATCTCCTCGCAAATTGCTGCGATCCAGATTGCGACCCAGGAATCCGCCGATGCCATCGGCTCGATCACCGAGACCATGGACGAGGTCAACAGCTACACCAGTGCGATAGCAGCCGCAGTTGAGCAACAAGGCTCAGCTACCTCCGAGATCTCCCGGAACATCCAGCAAACCTCTGAAGGCACAAAGGTGGTGACGGACAACGTTACGGAACTGACCGAGGCGGTGACCCGGACCAATGCCTCGGCCGGCGAAGTTGTGACCGCATCAGATGATCTGAACACCAAGACCGAGGCCTTGAAACTGGCCGTTGACCGGTTTTTGGAGGACGTCGCCGCAGCATAA
- the pepN gene encoding aminopeptidase N encodes MPSETPTTIKLEDYQPPAYRIETANLNVLLDPTATLVIAELKVVRQPDTKPGAPLILDGDNLKLLSIAVDGAPLQSNAYDVTPSALELTPPTGDTFTLTITTELNPDANTQLMGLYRSSGTYCTQCEADGFRRITYFPDRPDVLSVYTVRLEAPRDACPVLLSNGNLIKTGLVPDTDRHFAIWHDPHPKPAYLFALVAGDLAKITDNFTTASGNPVELNIFVEHGKEALCDWAMDSLKRSMRWDEEAFGREYDLDVFNIVAVSDFNMGAMENKGLNIFNDKYVLADPETATDQDYANIEAVIAHEYFHNWTGNRITCRDWFQLCLKEGLTVFRDQEFSADMRSRPVKRIADVKLLKMHQFPEDAGPLAHPVRPRSYQEINNFYTATIYEKGAEVVRMLQTLLGEDGFRSGLDLYFDRHDGEATTIEAFLKCFEDATGSDLDQFALWYEQAGTPLVSVNTAHNPKDNSFKLTLSQEIPPLPGQQSAKAAVIPLRFGLLGPDGQDLEITTGDSTKVTGDVILLKRPAQTITFQNVPDAPKVSLLRGFSAPVRLTQDQSADDLAFLAKHDSDPYNRWQAVQTLATQTLLARTEAVRRKVAFASAADLVAVLQTVLEDDRLDPALKAQALTLPSETDTAQDIGNNVDPDAIHTARTRLIAEIADELQPLLLPLARDYAKDSAFSPDAASAGKRALSNRALHYHAHSSNPGAVALVNDRFENANNMTDRIMALTLLVHHGFEGAMDALQAFRSRHATSALAMDKWFAARATAPRDETLQVVQDLIADPLYEPSNPNRVRAVLHSFATGNPTQFSRADGKGFNLIAESVLQIDKRNPQVASRLLTSFRSWRALEGRRSSLAESALLRVSSSEELSRDCRDIVDRTLQ; translated from the coding sequence ATGCCATCTGAAACGCCGACAACCATCAAGCTGGAAGACTACCAGCCGCCGGCCTATCGCATTGAAACCGCAAACCTCAATGTTCTCCTGGACCCCACGGCTACGCTGGTCATTGCTGAGCTGAAAGTCGTCCGCCAACCGGATACGAAACCCGGCGCTCCTCTCATCCTGGATGGCGATAACCTCAAACTGTTGTCGATTGCGGTTGATGGCGCGCCTCTGCAGAGCAACGCGTATGACGTAACACCATCTGCGCTTGAGCTGACACCGCCAACCGGTGACACGTTCACACTGACCATAACCACCGAACTCAATCCGGATGCGAACACGCAATTGATGGGACTCTACAGGTCATCCGGAACCTACTGCACCCAGTGCGAAGCTGACGGGTTCCGCCGCATTACCTATTTTCCGGACCGCCCGGATGTCCTCAGTGTCTACACAGTCCGGCTGGAAGCCCCGCGCGATGCCTGCCCGGTCCTGCTTTCAAATGGAAACCTGATTAAGACGGGCTTGGTTCCAGACACCGATCGGCATTTTGCCATCTGGCACGACCCGCATCCCAAACCGGCCTATCTGTTTGCTTTGGTGGCGGGTGATCTTGCCAAGATCACGGACAACTTTACCACCGCGTCCGGCAACCCCGTCGAGCTCAACATCTTCGTTGAACATGGCAAGGAAGCGCTTTGCGACTGGGCCATGGATTCGCTCAAACGGTCCATGCGCTGGGATGAAGAGGCTTTCGGCCGCGAATATGATCTTGATGTCTTCAACATTGTTGCCGTGTCGGACTTCAACATGGGCGCGATGGAGAACAAGGGCCTCAACATCTTCAACGACAAGTACGTGCTTGCCGATCCGGAGACGGCCACCGATCAGGATTACGCCAATATCGAGGCCGTGATCGCCCACGAGTATTTTCACAACTGGACCGGCAACCGGATCACCTGCCGGGACTGGTTCCAGCTGTGCCTGAAGGAAGGCCTCACCGTTTTCCGGGACCAGGAGTTTTCAGCCGACATGCGCTCGCGCCCGGTGAAACGGATCGCGGATGTGAAGCTCTTGAAAATGCACCAGTTTCCTGAAGATGCCGGCCCGCTGGCCCATCCGGTGAGACCGCGCTCTTATCAGGAAATCAACAACTTCTACACCGCGACGATCTACGAAAAAGGGGCCGAAGTCGTCCGGATGCTGCAAACGCTACTTGGCGAAGACGGCTTCCGGTCCGGATTGGACCTGTACTTCGACCGGCACGACGGCGAAGCCACCACGATTGAAGCATTCCTGAAGTGTTTCGAAGATGCCACCGGCTCGGATCTGGACCAGTTTGCACTCTGGTACGAACAGGCCGGGACGCCGTTGGTATCGGTCAATACCGCCCACAACCCGAAAGACAACAGCTTCAAACTGACCCTCTCCCAGGAGATCCCGCCATTGCCGGGACAACAATCGGCAAAGGCGGCCGTGATCCCGCTGAGATTTGGCCTTCTTGGACCCGATGGTCAGGATCTTGAGATCACAACGGGGGACAGCACGAAGGTGACCGGCGACGTCATTCTTCTCAAAAGACCAGCCCAGACAATCACCTTCCAGAATGTGCCTGACGCCCCGAAGGTCTCCCTGTTACGCGGCTTCTCCGCCCCGGTCCGTCTCACCCAGGACCAGTCGGCTGACGACCTGGCGTTCCTTGCCAAGCACGACAGCGATCCCTACAACCGCTGGCAAGCCGTTCAGACGCTGGCCACTCAAACCCTTCTTGCGCGTACTGAAGCGGTTCGCCGCAAAGTGGCGTTTGCAAGCGCCGCAGATCTTGTCGCCGTTCTGCAAACCGTGCTGGAGGATGACCGTCTCGATCCTGCGCTCAAAGCCCAGGCACTGACGCTGCCGAGCGAAACAGACACTGCTCAGGACATCGGCAACAACGTTGATCCGGATGCTATTCATACTGCCCGCACCCGCCTGATTGCGGAAATCGCGGATGAGCTGCAACCCCTGCTGTTGCCATTAGCGCGGGATTACGCGAAAGACAGCGCCTTTTCCCCGGACGCAGCCTCGGCAGGAAAACGCGCTCTGTCCAACCGGGCCCTGCACTATCATGCCCACTCAAGCAATCCGGGCGCCGTTGCCCTGGTCAATGACCGGTTCGAAAACGCAAACAACATGACCGACAGGATCATGGCGCTGACCTTACTCGTGCACCACGGCTTTGAAGGCGCAATGGACGCCCTTCAAGCGTTCCGCTCCCGTCATGCGACCAGCGCCCTTGCCATGGACAAATGGTTCGCCGCACGCGCCACAGCCCCGCGCGATGAAACACTACAAGTGGTGCAGGATTTGATCGCCGACCCGCTTTATGAGCCCAGCAATCCGAACCGCGTCCGCGCCGTGCTGCACTCCTTTGCCACCGGGAACCCGACGCAGTTTTCACGCGCTGACGGCAAGGGTTTCAATCTTATTGCCGAATCAGTTCTGCAGATTGACAAAAGAAATCCGCAGGTCGCCTCGCGATTATTGACAAGCTTCCGCTCCTGGAGAGCTTTGGAGGGGCGGAGATCATCCCTTGCTGAATCTGCCCTCTTGAGGGTTTCTTCAAGCGAAGAACTGTCGAGAGACTGCCGTGACATTGTCGACAGGACATTGCAGTAA